Proteins encoded within one genomic window of Bacillus sp. F19:
- a CDS encoding GNAT family N-acetyltransferase, giving the protein MQLLIKKMSRRMAAEILQWNYEPPYDFYNMDLTEGNINGMLSNSYYAVVDMNSRLIGFFCLGKPAQVPNGSLPDIYSENMIDIGLGLEPDRTGRGLGYLFFSFILHHVQLGFPNMPLRLTVASFNKRAIRLYKKAGFIETVSFDKGQSTFLVMVKK; this is encoded by the coding sequence ATGCAGTTATTAATAAAAAAGATGAGCCGAAGAATGGCTGCTGAAATTCTGCAATGGAACTATGAACCGCCTTATGATTTTTATAACATGGATCTTACAGAAGGCAATATCAATGGAATGCTGTCAAACTCTTATTATGCAGTGGTTGACATGAACAGCAGATTAATAGGCTTTTTTTGCCTGGGAAAACCGGCTCAAGTTCCGAACGGCTCTCTACCGGACATCTATTCAGAGAATATGATTGATATCGGCCTTGGTCTTGAGCCGGACAGAACAGGCAGGGGATTGGGCTATTTGTTTTTTTCGTTCATCCTGCATCATGTTCAGCTGGGATTTCCAAATATGCCTCTAAGATTAACTGTGGCTTCTTTTAATAAAAGGGCCATTCGTCTATACAAAAAAGCAGGCTTCATTGAAACAGTAAGTTTTGACAAGGGGCAGTCAACCTTCTTAGTCATGGTCAAAAAATAA